From Hydra vulgaris chromosome 15, alternate assembly HydraT2T_AEP, one genomic window encodes:
- the LOC136091970 gene encoding gelsolin-related protein of 125 kDa-like, whose amino-acid sequence MPDILKDKLILIEDDQEVYETLFNLKSIDKEKIDERNNNEIDFTVEKKKDKKKRDIEVIRQDYQTTEDIMYRVLTILYQKHYLEINAGRALYDALWNWLIDITTKETKEEIINNLKETMEISGELINELSICLHNLISLSDKEQMDIEEAMESEEMTEEDYEKYIEEMLEEEETNEIDVDEYIEEIKKQMLEEELKEVEKEIHEIIKEIDLVQYIIEKEIQEIINEQTKIMTTNNENYEDMFPDFEDVFEEEQVESVSINDIFASN is encoded by the exons ATGCCggatattttaaaagataaactaATCCTCATCGAAGACGACCAGGAAGTTTACGAAACACTGTTCAACTTAAAAAGtatagataaagaaaaaatagacGAAAGAAACAATAATGAAATAGATTTTACAGtcgaaaagaaaaaagataaaaaaaaa CGCGATATAGAAGTTATTCGACAAGATTATCAAACAACAGAAGATATAATGTATCGCGTATTAACTATATTGTaccaaaaacattatttagaaataaacgCAGGAAGAGCTTTATATGACGCGTTGTGGAATTGGTTAATAGATATTACtacaaaagaaacaaaagaagagattataaacaatttaaaagaaaccatggaaat ttctgGAGAACTTATAAATGAACTTTCTATTTGTCTTCATAATTTAATTTCGTTATCCGACAAAGAACAGATGGATATTGAAGAAGCGATGGAATCCGAAGAAATGACAGAAGaagattatgaaaaatatatagaagAAATGCTAGAAGAAGAAGAGACAAACGAAATAGACGTAGATGAATAcatagaagaaataaaaaaacaaatgttagaagaagaattaaaagaaGTAGAAAAAGAGATACACGAGATTATCAAAGAAATAGATTTAGTGCAATATATAATCGAAAAAGAGATACAAGAGATTATCAACGAA caaactAAAATAATGACAACTAATAATGAAAATTACGAAGATATGTTTCCAGATTTTGAAGATGTATTTGAAGAAGAGCAAGTAGAAAGTGTGTCAATTAACGATATTTTTGCTTCCAATTAA